The Methanococcoides methylutens genome segment TCCACCGATACAGCATTTTCAAACTCATTTCTAAATTCATTAATTGAATCAGCTATCAATTTTGAGTCACACATAGCTGAAATTTTTAAGTTCCACTCTCTATTTGAGCATAATGCATTGGCTGTAAGATTACTACTTCCAATAATCAAATTATATCGATTGCTTTTTTTGAATAGGTATCCTTTTGCATGGAAATCACAATTTACTGCTATCTTTAAGTCAATATTTTTGAACTTTGACAAAGACCTCAATGCTTCTGGCTGAGTGAAATATTGATATTGAGATACCAATACTTTTCCATTAATTCCAGCTTTTTCAAGTTCTTGGAATGAATTAATTAGACTAGTTACACCACTTTTTGTTGCAAAAGCTACTGAAAACCAAAACTCGTCACAATTTTTTAATTCCCTAGAGATAGTCTGTAGTACTTTTTTCCCATTTTCAGAATCATTTACTAGTAACTCTGGGAGGTACTCTTTTTTTGAAGTTAAAGACTGGTCAATAAAGCCAGTTTTCAAGCTATCTAATAAAGATACAGGAAAGTTATCCATTTTAACATTCCTTCATTAATTTTGAAACAATTGGAAGATCCGCTTCAGCCCAATCCAAAATTAATAAATTTTCTGGATTTAACCACTTGAACTCAATGTGTTCTTTCAGATTAAATGTTGAATTTAAAGCACTGCAAATGAAACTGTGCATAGTAACACTAAAATCAGGATACTAATGATTTACAGTTAGAAACTCCCTCTCAATTTCTATATTTAGATCGAGTTCCTCTAATAATTCACGTTCTAATGCTTGTTCTTTAGTTTCATCAGGTTCTATTTTTCCACCTGGAAATTCATATTTTAAAGAAATATAATCGTATTTTCCATGATCCCTTTGAACACATAGAACTCTGTCATCATCCATGATTATTGCTGCAACTACTTCATAGTGCTTCATTTGTTTTGTACATCCCGGAAAATATGATAACTGAGATAATTTATAAACCTTTTTAAAATTAACAAGGACCTATATTTTTTCAAAAACACAACGATCAGAATAAGACTAAATAAACTACTAAAATGAGCTTTTTTAGAAAGTACAAATATTCCCACTCGGATTTCCCCAGTTTGAGATCAAGAATAGATAACTTTCCAGGCTGTTTGGATTAAGAGATGGAGAAATGTGAAGTCTGCCACGATGAACATATTGATGAATTGATATCACCATTTCAGCATTGCAATGAGATAAAGTGCCCACTAATGCTGTTTTTACAAGAACTTCGTGCAGGAATACAGAGGAAAAGATTTAAATAAAACATATAAGATGCTATACCCAAATCCAATGCAAACTTGTATTGAATTTTATAAAGTGGTGGTAATCATTCAAGATAAAAAAGTTAAAATATTAATCGTTTCGTTAGTTGCAATTTCTTTGTTGCTGATATACAATTTAAGCTCTCTTTTAGGAAGGAACATAAGTTCACATAAAGCAATACCCTTGCTTTTTATCACAATCGGATTTTCGATCATCGGGATGGTCTACCTGCTGGAAACCAGGAGAGTTTAAGCGGGAAACAAACAATGTTACAGGAAGCGAGATCTTCCTGCATTGGCAGATGTGAGAGAGGAAATTCTCGTCGTGTGCTGTGTTGGAGTGACAAATGCATGGCAAACGTCATGAATGAGTGTGGAAAGGAGTAAAGAGCTGATATTTTTTATATAAAATAAAAAAGGTGTGGTCAACACTTGAACCAGATCACCAAATAGCTCTTAAGTCTCCTCATCCGTTAAATATGCGCAACCCTGCTGCCTAAGTTTTGCAATACACTTATCAGCGAGTTCTCGTCCAATATGTAAATTTGAGGCTTTCCGGTAAACATCTTCAAGTAACACTTTATCGGAAGGGGAAGATGATCGAAGCTGGGCGATTATCTCACGTATGACCTCTATATCTCCACTTGAAACTGTCACCTCTTTATTATCGGCAGACAGTTTATTTTCTTTAATTTTTTCAATAGAGTTAGCTTCTAAAACAAAATCGCCGGTAGTAGATGTTGATCTGAAGTCTGCTTTCAGCACTCCGGTTGCAATGATCTTATCTTTAACATTTACAGTATCCACCAGGTCCCCTACCAGATGAACGATCAATGACCCTGGCTCATAGATATTATCGAATTCCTTGATCTCAATCTGCCAAGAAGCGTTCATGGTTGAAACTTCACCTTCAACAGATATTGTATTTGAAAGATCCTTGCTCCTAATATCCCTTATTTTCAAATTTCCACTCCTGCTAATATGAATAACACACTCAACTATTATTAATGTTGTAGCAATACCTCGAATTGATCAGGAACACAGATTTTGGTGATATTGTCAACGCTGTCCACATCACAAATATGGGCCACCGGGCTTGGCCTTGCAATTGTCAAGAAATTTGTGGAAATGCATGGTGGCGACATTTGGGTTGAAAGTAAACTCGGAAAAGGAAGTACCTTCGGATTTAGCATACCTATAGACAAAAAAACTTCAATAAGATCCTAATTCAGGGGTATTAGTGATATTATCACTGAGTTCACCCCATACGATACTAAAGAGAAACAAACAAATGATATAATTTTGTTGTCTCAACCTGATCAACTGCCAGACACATGATCCTGAAATGTAATCAGGAGCAGGTATTTGGTTTACATGAAGGATTCTACAGAACCAGAATATTAAGCGTCAAAATGAGAGAGCTGAGGGTATTAGCAACAACAATATATGTATAAATGCACATATATGCAATTCATGCAAAACGAGAAAGCTAAATTCTTCAAAGCTCTTGGCGATAAAACACGCCTTACAATTGTGGGATGCCTACTAAAGCAGGACCACTGCGCATGTGATTTTGCGACAATCGCAGGAAAGGACCAGACAACTATATCCAGGCATCTGAAAATACTTTATGAAGCAGGCATCCTAAGATATGAGAAGAATGGCAGGTATGTAATTTACAGCATAATGGATGATAAAATGAAAGAAAAACTTGAGAGGTGCGGGCTTGAAAGTGTAGACTCGTGCTGCCCGGATAGTGCAATGGATGCAGATACGAAGAAGGATGTTGTGAAGAAAAAATACAGCAACATCGCGTTAGGTGTTGTACAGGGATGCGGATGCTGTGGAAGCCTCACAAATGAACAGCTGGCAGCATCCATAGGATATTCACCTGAAGAAAACCGATCATTCTCAGAAGCTAACCTGGGACTTGGATGTGGAAACCCTACAGCACTTGGAGAGATAAAAGAAGAAGACACTGTCCTCGATCTGGGTTCAGGTGCGGGATTCGACAGTTTCCTGGCTGCAAGAAAAGTTGGTAAGATCGGTAAAGTGATCGGCGTGGATATGACGGAAGATATGATTACAAAGGCCAGAGAGAACGCTGAAAAGTATGGGTTCAACAATGTCGAGTTCCGACATGGCGATATCGAGGATCTGCCTGTTGAAACCGGATCTATCGATGTCATCATGAGCAACTGTGTCATCAACCTCGCACCTGACAAGTACAGAGTATTCAAAGAGGCATATCGTGTGCTAAAAGATAATGGCAGGATGTACATTTCCGATATTGTCCTCCTGAAAGACCTGACTCCGGAGGAAAAGAACAATGATGAACTCATCTGTTCATGTGTAGGAGGTGCATTACTGAAAGACGATTACTTAAAGATAATAAAAGATGCCGGCTTCCATTCTAGTATCATAGAAGAGGACAAGGATATCAGCGAAAGGCAGTATTCCGGATATCCGGTTGAAAGTCTTAAGCTCAAATTAGTTAAAATGAGGATGAATTAATGAGATAATCAATGAATTTACCCACAAGAGATTAAAAAACCAGAGTTAAGGGATTTACAATTAACTACTATTCCTTTCAAAGCAGATCCGTCATTTAAACAATACTTATGCAAATGAAAAAGTGCCATGGACAAACCTCACAGGCACCTGATAGACACCTCTTTTCTCCGCCTCAGTACTGATAATCCGATACATCTCATCCATTGAAGAAGTCCCGGGATCCACATCGCTCATTATCTGTATATAACCGGTCTTTGCAACGTGTCCGACACCCCTGGAAGAATTATCATCTATCGCCGGGAATTCACTGTAATTTACACCGAAAACGATCTCACCGACGTTGTTCCGGTAAGACCTCTGCTCCTCGGTCAGCGGGTATGGAAGCTCTCCATAGGTACCATATACCTCATAGGTATCATTCAATGGCGCGAGAACGTATGCAGCATGATACAGGATAAGGCCATCATCACCATAGTTCAATTCCCTGAGAGACTCGAGTGCTTCTTCATCTCCGATATCTCCAAGAGCAAGGATTGAAGCCATTCTGAGGTACTTATTTTCGGATTCGTTCATTGAAATATCCAGAAGCAGGTCCGTTGTGCTGTTATCACCGATCTTGCCAAGAGTGGTGATTGCATTTTTTCTCATTTCGATAGAATTATCTTCGTTTTGTACGACCTGCACAAGTGACCCAATTGTCTTTTCATCACCCATCCCCACAAGCTCATCCATTGCATTGGACCTGATACTTTCATTCTCATTGTCAAGGTCCTCAATGAGAGAATCCACAT includes the following:
- a CDS encoding NUDIX domain-containing protein is translated as MKHYEVVAAIIMDDDRVLCVQRDHGKYDYISLKYEFPGGKIEPDETKEQALERELLEELDLNIEIEREFLTVNH
- a CDS encoding ATP-binding protein; translation: MSTLSTSQIWATGLGLAIVKKFVEMHGGDIWVESKLGKGSTFGFSIPIDKKTSIRS
- the arsM gene encoding arsenite methyltransferase: MQNEKAKFFKALGDKTRLTIVGCLLKQDHCACDFATIAGKDQTTISRHLKILYEAGILRYEKNGRYVIYSIMDDKMKEKLERCGLESVDSCCPDSAMDADTKKDVVKKKYSNIALGVVQGCGCCGSLTNEQLAASIGYSPEENRSFSEANLGLGCGNPTALGEIKEEDTVLDLGSGAGFDSFLAARKVGKIGKVIGVDMTEDMITKARENAEKYGFNNVEFRHGDIEDLPVETGSIDVIMSNCVINLAPDKYRVFKEAYRVLKDNGRMYISDIVLLKDLTPEEKNNDELICSCVGGALLKDDYLKIIKDAGFHSSIIEEDKDISERQYSGYPVESLKLKLVKMRMN
- a CDS encoding HEAT repeat domain-containing protein produces the protein MDSLIEDLDNENESIRSNAMDELVGMGDEKTIGSLVQVVQNEDNSIEMRKNAITTLGKIGDNSTTDLLLDISMNESENKYLRMASILALGDIGDEEALESLRELNYGDDGLILYHAAYVLAPLNDTYEVYGTYGELPYPLTEEQRSYRNNVGEIVFGVNYSEFPAIDDNSSRGVGHVAKTGYIQIMSDVDPGTSSMDEMYRIISTEAEKRGVYQVPVRFVHGTFSFA